CCGCATCCCCTTCGTAGGTATAGCGGGGCATAATACCGCCTTCAATCAGCTGAAACTTCACATCCAGTTGCCCGGGTTTTTCCACCGTACTCGCTCCTACTCCACCGTCAAAATCTGTAAAAAGTTGCTCTCGCCATGGTGCTCAAAGGGATAGCTGCTGGTGAGAATCACCTTGTCGCCGTGTTTCACCACACCGCGATACTCGGAGATCTTGTGAGCCCGATCCATAAGATCCTCAATAGACTGCACCGGCTCTATCAACACCGGCTGAATGCCCCACAGCAAGCTCAGGCGGCGATAAAGATACTCAAAGGGGGTAAAGGCAAGAACGGGAATGCGGGGACGGTGGCGGGACACCAGTCGCGCCGTACCTCCCCGTTGGGTATAGACCCAGACCGCCTTGATGGGCAGGCGGTTGACAATGGCCTCAATGGCACCACCAATAGCGTGGGGCACCGCATCCACGTTGGCAAAGCACATCTGTTCGATATGCTGGAAGTGATCTTCCGCCATACCTCCCTCAACCTCACTGGCAATGCGGGCCATCATGCGCACCGCTTCCACCGGATACTGGCCGCTGGCCGTTTCGCCACTGAGCATGATGGCATCACTGCCATCCAGAATAGCGTTGGCCACATCACTGGCCTCGGCCCGGGTAGGACGAGGATTGTTGATCATGGACTCCAGCATCTGAGTGGCCGTAATAACGGGAATGGCCCGTTCATTGGCCTGATGAATGAGCTTTTTCTGTATCAGGGGCACCTGCTCCGGCGGCAGCTCTACCCCCAGGTCGCCACGGGCCACCATAATGCCATCGGCTATATCAAGAATTTGGTTAAAGTGCTTTACCGCCTCCGGCTTTTCTATTTTGGCAATAACGGGAGTATTTTTGCCCTTGCCCGCAATGATCGTCTTAAGCTCCTCCACGTCGACGCGAGAACGCACAAAAGACAAAGCAATAAAGTCAACTTCATTCTCCAGACCGAAGCACAGGTCCTCATAGTCCTTTTCGGTAATGGCGGGCGTACTGACATTGACCCCCGGCAAATTGATACCCTTATTCTCTCCCAGGGTACCACCGTTGATGACCTCCGTCTCTACTTCCTCGCCTTCCACACTCACCACTTGCAGCTCAATCAGGCCGTCACACAACAGTATGCGATCGCCCTTGCTCACATCCCGCGGCAGTGGCGTATAGGTGGTACTTACCTTTTCGGCACTGCCTGTGATAGTATCAGTTGTGATAAAAAATCGCTGCCCGGCCTTGAGTTCAACCGGCTGGCCATCCACCAGCTTTCCGGTACGCATTTTCGGCCCCTGCAGGTCCTGAAGAATGGCCACGGGGACACCCAGCTCCCGGGAGACTTCCCGCACATTGCGGATAACCTCCCGATGATCGTCGTGAGTGCCGTGTGAAAAGTTCAGACGGGCCACATTCAGTCCGGCCCGGATAAGATTGGCTATGTTTTCCCGCGAATTTGAAGCGGGACCAATGGTGGCAACAATTTTCGTCTTGCGCATAGTGCAGGCCTCCCGGTTGCAGGCTGTTGAAAAACCAGCACATACTACACCAAAACCCCGAGAATCCTCTAGTTTAAAATTTCAGGAGCCCCTTTATGTCAAAAAACTACCAGGTATACGGAATCGGCAACGCCCTTGTAGACTACGAATTCGCCGTCAGTGAATCCACCTTGCGCCAGGTTGGGCTGGAAAAGGGAGCCATGACCCTGTGTGAAATCCACGAGCAACAGGAGCTGCAGGATAAACTTTCCCACATCGACCCTAAGCGTGCCAGTGGCGGATCTGCCGCCAATACCCTCATCGCCCTGGCCCAGTTTGGTGGCCATTCCTTCTACTCCTGCAAAGTGGCCAACGATGCCGACGGCAAGTTTTACTACCAGGACCTGCTCGCAGCCGGCGTCGACTCCAATGTGACTGCCACAAATCGCCAACTGGGAACCACCGGCACCTGCGTTGTCCTCATAACCCCCGATGCCGAACGTACCATGAGCACCTACCTGGGAATTACCAGCGACATATCCAGCAGTGAGCTGGTACCGGAAGCCCTGATCAACTCGGCCTGGCTCTACATGGAAGGCTACCTGGCACCCTCCCCCAGCGGCCTGGAAGCTACTCTCAACGCCCGGGAACTGGCTCAACAACACGGCACCCGCATCGCCCTGACCCTCTCCGACTCCAGCATGGTACAATACTTCCGCCCTCAACTGGACCAGATGGTGGGCCGGGGCGTCGACCTGCTCTTCTGCAACGAGACCGAGGCCAAACTCTACACCGGCTGCGAGGATATTATGGAAGCGGGACAGGTGCTGCGCCAAATGTCCCACGCCTTTGTCATAACCCGTGGGGCACGAGGTGCCCTGCTCTTTGACGGCCGACATTTCACCACCATCCAAACCCCCAAGGTCAAAGCCATCGACACCAACGGAGCAGGCGACATGTTTGCCGGAGCATTCCTCTACGGCATCAACAACGGCATGAATTACGAGACCGCTGCCAGTTTTGCCTGCCACGCCAGTGCCCGACTGGTTACCAGCTTTGGACCGCGC
The Desulfurispira natronophila genome window above contains:
- a CDS encoding adenosine kinase produces the protein MSKNYQVYGIGNALVDYEFAVSESTLRQVGLEKGAMTLCEIHEQQELQDKLSHIDPKRASGGSAANTLIALAQFGGHSFYSCKVANDADGKFYYQDLLAAGVDSNVTATNRQLGTTGTCVVLITPDAERTMSTYLGITSDISSSELVPEALINSAWLYMEGYLAPSPSGLEATLNARELAQQHGTRIALTLSDSSMVQYFRPQLDQMVGRGVDLLFCNETEAKLYTGCEDIMEAGQVLRQMSHAFVITRGARGALLFDGRHFTTIQTPKVKAIDTNGAGDMFAGAFLYGINNGMNYETAASFACHASARLVTSFGPRFTQEQAREVLQGF
- the pyk gene encoding pyruvate kinase, producing MRKTKIVATIGPASNSRENIANLIRAGLNVARLNFSHGTHDDHREVIRNVREVSRELGVPVAILQDLQGPKMRTGKLVDGQPVELKAGQRFFITTDTITGSAEKVSTTYTPLPRDVSKGDRILLCDGLIELQVVSVEGEEVETEVINGGTLGENKGINLPGVNVSTPAITEKDYEDLCFGLENEVDFIALSFVRSRVDVEELKTIIAGKGKNTPVIAKIEKPEAVKHFNQILDIADGIMVARGDLGVELPPEQVPLIQKKLIHQANERAIPVITATQMLESMINNPRPTRAEASDVANAILDGSDAIMLSGETASGQYPVEAVRMMARIASEVEGGMAEDHFQHIEQMCFANVDAVPHAIGGAIEAIVNRLPIKAVWVYTQRGGTARLVSRHRPRIPVLAFTPFEYLYRRLSLLWGIQPVLIEPVQSIEDLMDRAHKISEYRGVVKHGDKVILTSSYPFEHHGESNFLQILTVE